In one window of Nothobranchius furzeri strain GRZ-AD chromosome 11, NfurGRZ-RIMD1, whole genome shotgun sequence DNA:
- the ift57 gene encoding intraflagellar transport protein 57 homolog produces MSEEARRGEDADRGPGSVHQAFVVMENLLEKLKVLNYEEELLSKHNMKSLSRHYFVSSPFLASNSGEQFYMFTIMAAWLINIAGRAFAEPQEYDEPNATVSNILTELRAFGVKVDFPPSKLKSGSGEHVCFVLDRLAEEALKKRGFTFRRPSYPTENTEEESVMEDDAELTFSKVEVETIEEADEDEETMMDLEALKLRTTHTEAEPSSKPDEILESTMEAAEWNLEVERVLPLLKVTIRTDNKDWRIHLGQMHQHRDGIQSSLTEAKSYLDKLQEDIGKTLEKVSSREKYINNQLELLIQEYRSAQAQLSEAKDHYQQASGGVMERTRVLAEISEELEKVKQEMESKGSSMSDRASVVKVKQSLTKLKQEVDQMDVRISLIQHKLQQANLKEKSNMTRDMHATTIPEPAAGLFA; encoded by the exons ATGTCGGAGGAGGCTCGACGAGGAGAGGATGCGGACCGCGGGCCAGGTTCGGTCCACCAGGCGTTTGTGGTGATGGAGAACCTGCTGGAGAAGTTAAAGGTCCTGAACTACGAggaggaacttctgtccaaacacAACATGAAGAGTCTGTCCAG acattactttgtctccagtccaTTCTTGGCGTCCAACTCTGGTGAGCAGTTCTACATGTTCACCATCATGGCTGCATGGCTCATCAACATAGCGGGTAGAGCGTTCGCCGAGCCTCAGGAGTACGACGAACCCAACGCCACCGTGTCCAACATCCTGACAGAACTCAGGGCTTTC GGTGTAAAAGTGGACTTCCCTCCCTCCAAACTCAAGTCGGGTTCAGGCGAGCACGTCTGCTTTGTGTTGGATCGTCTGGCTGAAGAAGCGCTTAAGAAGAGAGGCTTCACATTCAGGAG GCCCAGCTACCCAACAGAAAACACAGAAGAAGAGTCTGTGATGGAGGACGACGCCGAGCTCACATTCAGCAAAGTAGAAGTGGAGACGATT GAGGAAGCTGACGAGGATGAGGAAACCATGATGGACCTAGAGGCTCTGAAGCTGAGAACAACTCACACT GAAGCAGAACCGTCCTCCAAACCCGATGAGATTCTGGAATCTACGATGGAGGCAGCGGAATGGAACCTGGAGGTGGAGAGGGTCCTGCCGCTGCTCAAGGTCACCATCAGGACCGACAACAAG GACTGGAGGATCCACCTGGGCCAGATGCATCAGCATAGAGACGGGATCCAGTCTTCACTCACAGAGGCTAAG AGCTACCTGGACAAGCTGCAGGAGGACATCGGAAAGACTCTGGAGAAGGTGAGCAGCAGAGAGAAGTACATCAACAACCAGCTGGAGCTTTTGATCCAGGAGTATCGCAGTGCTCAGGCCCAACTGAGTGAG GCCAAAGATCATTACCAGCAGGCCAGCGGGGGAGTGATGGAGAGAACCAGAGTTCTTGCTGAG aTCAGTGAGGAGCTGGAGAAGGTGAAGCAGGAGATGGAGAGTAAAGGCAGCAGCATGTCCGATCGAG CTTCGGTGGTAAAGGTGAAACAGAGCCTGACCAAGCTGAAGCAGGAGGTGGATCAGATGGATGTGAGGATCAGCCTAATCCAGCACAAGCTGCAGCAGGCTAACCTCAAAGAGAAGTCCAACATGACACGAGACATGCACGCCACCACCATCCCCGAGCCCGCTGCTGGGCTGtttgcttag